The following proteins come from a genomic window of Streptomyces liliiviolaceus:
- a CDS encoding DUF3140 domain-containing protein, whose translation MADALELDALWAEFHRVVNMTSQELAAWLQVNEASEESVAPPEHAGAPTGEHVLAILQKRRIDLTEDDLDVMYEVVDTVTAETGPERASEQASEAEETRRRHRLMTLGHDPSRPQL comes from the coding sequence ATGGCCGACGCCCTCGAACTCGACGCGTTGTGGGCCGAGTTCCACCGCGTGGTGAACATGACCTCACAGGAGCTGGCCGCCTGGCTCCAGGTGAACGAGGCGTCCGAGGAGTCCGTGGCGCCGCCCGAACACGCGGGCGCCCCGACCGGCGAGCATGTGCTGGCCATTCTCCAGAAACGGCGTATCGATCTCACCGAGGACGATCTCGACGTGATGTACGAGGTCGTGGACACCGTCACCGCGGAGACCGGTCCCGAGCGCGCGTCGGAGCAGGCGTCGGAGGCCGAGGAGACCCGGCGCCGCCATCGGCTGATGACCCTGGGCCACGATCCGAGCCGGCCGCAGCTGTGA